A genome region from Streptomyces sp. S4.7 includes the following:
- the xylA gene encoding xylose isomerase: MTEPFTPTPADKFSFGLWTVGWQGRDPFGDATRPALDPTESVQRLAELGAYGVTFHDDDLIPFGSSDAEREAHIKRFRQALDTTGLVVPMVTTNLFTHPVFKDGGFTANDRDVRRYALRKTLRNLDLAAELGAKKFVAWGGREGAESGGAKDVRLALDRMKEGFDLLGEYVVSQGYDIKFAIEPKPNEPRGDILLPTVGHALAFIERLERPELYGVNPETGHEQMAGLNFPHAIAQALWAGKLFHIDLNGQHGTRYDQDLRFGAGDLRAAFWLVDLLESAGWDGSRHFDFKPPRTEDFDGVWASAAGCMRNYLILKERAASFRADPEVQEALRASRLDELAQPTAADGVAGLLADRGAYEDFDVASAASRGMAFEHLDQLAMDHLLGAR, from the coding sequence ATGACGGAACCTTTCACTCCCACCCCCGCGGACAAGTTCAGCTTCGGTCTGTGGACGGTCGGCTGGCAAGGCAGGGACCCGTTCGGTGACGCGACGCGCCCGGCGCTCGATCCCACCGAGTCCGTACAGCGCCTCGCCGAACTCGGCGCGTACGGCGTCACCTTCCACGACGACGACCTGATCCCCTTCGGCTCGTCCGACGCCGAACGTGAGGCGCACATCAAGCGCTTCCGGCAGGCGCTCGACACCACCGGGCTCGTCGTGCCGATGGTCACCACCAACCTCTTCACCCACCCCGTCTTCAAGGACGGCGGCTTCACGGCGAACGACCGCGACGTCCGCCGCTACGCGCTGCGCAAGACGCTGCGCAACCTCGACCTGGCAGCCGAGCTGGGCGCCAAGAAGTTCGTCGCCTGGGGCGGCCGGGAGGGCGCCGAGTCCGGCGGCGCGAAGGACGTGCGTCTGGCGCTGGACCGGATGAAGGAGGGCTTCGACCTGCTCGGCGAGTACGTCGTCTCGCAGGGGTACGACATCAAGTTCGCCATCGAGCCCAAGCCGAACGAGCCGCGCGGTGACATCCTGCTGCCGACCGTCGGCCACGCGCTCGCCTTCATCGAGCGCCTGGAGCGCCCCGAGCTGTACGGCGTCAACCCCGAGACCGGCCACGAGCAGATGGCCGGGCTGAACTTCCCGCACGCCATCGCGCAGGCCCTGTGGGCGGGCAAGCTCTTCCACATCGACCTCAACGGCCAGCACGGCACCCGCTACGACCAGGACCTGCGCTTCGGCGCCGGCGACCTGCGCGCCGCGTTCTGGCTGGTGGACCTGTTGGAGTCGGCGGGCTGGGACGGCTCGCGGCACTTCGACTTCAAGCCGCCGCGCACCGAGGACTTCGACGGGGTGTGGGCGTCCGCCGCCGGCTGCATGCGCAACTACCTGATACTCAAGGAGCGCGCCGCCTCGTTCCGCGCGGACCCCGAGGTCCAGGAGGCGCTGCGCGCCTCGCGCCTGGACGAGCTGGCGCAGCCGACCGCCGCCGACGGGGTGGCCGGTCTGCTGGCCGACCGGGGCGCGTACGAGGACTTCGACGTGGCGTCCGCGGCGAGCCGCGGCATGGCGTTCGAACACCTCGACCAGCTCGCCATGGACCACCTCCTGGGCGCCCGCTGA
- a CDS encoding beta-propeller fold lactonase family protein gives MASPAAAHEHPAHQKAAHAYVANVEDDTVSVISTKTNTVTATVPVGDLPNGVAVTPNGQRVYVTNLNSGTVSVIDTRTNTVTATITVGTWPRGVAFTSNGDRAYIPSQLDNTVSVIDTRTNTVTTTIPVGDGPTGIAITQGCGSHHRGCAAGGAGR, from the coding sequence GTGGCATCGCCCGCCGCCGCGCATGAGCACCCTGCGCACCAAAAGGCCGCCCACGCCTACGTCGCCAACGTCGAGGACGACACCGTCTCGGTGATCAGCACGAAGACGAACACCGTCACCGCCACCGTCCCCGTCGGCGACCTTCCCAACGGCGTGGCCGTCACCCCGAACGGTCAGCGTGTCTACGTCACCAACCTCAACAGCGGCACCGTGTCGGTGATCGACACCAGGACCAACACCGTCACGGCCACCATCACTGTCGGCACCTGGCCCCGGGGAGTGGCCTTCACCTCGAACGGTGACCGCGCCTACATCCCCAGCCAACTGGACAACACGGTGTCGGTGATCGACACCAGGACCAACACCGTCACCACCACCATCCCCGTCGGCGACGGGCCCACCGGTATCGCCATCACTCAGGGATGCGGGAGCCACCACCGTGGCTGTGCGGCAGGGGGAGCGGGGCGGTGA
- a CDS encoding ROK family protein, whose product MKNNHTSLGPKADKETVRRHNLSLVLRAVRDEGEATRAGVAARVGLTRAAVSSLVEQLLDSGFLSESGKTFSGQAGRPGTVLKVTRSGPAGIGVEINIDYVSVCVVDLSGTDRVRLTEHLDNRGAAPAEVLARGARIAARTLDSATEQDLSPVGVQLALPGLVSGGTVRQAPNLGWNRVPAEELFAQALAEAQPSAPPLPVRSENEANLAALAELWFGGLGGIRSFLYLSGEIGVGGALVLDGELLRGANGFAGEIGHVVVDADGPLCRCGARGCLEQYAGQSALLRGAGLDENAGVPGVAELEALARAGDKRAITAIGEAGRMLGRVLSGAVNLFDPDAVVLGGIYRSLMPWLSPPADGELTDRVVSGLWPHDSGRLRASSSAGDAARGAAALVVRAVLADPVAYADRTSA is encoded by the coding sequence ATGAAGAACAACCACACATCGCTCGGTCCCAAGGCCGACAAAGAGACGGTGCGCCGGCACAATCTGAGCCTGGTGCTGCGCGCCGTGCGGGACGAGGGTGAGGCGACCAGGGCCGGTGTGGCGGCGCGGGTCGGACTGACCCGGGCCGCGGTGTCCTCGCTGGTCGAGCAGTTGCTCGACAGCGGATTCCTCTCCGAGTCCGGCAAGACGTTCAGCGGCCAGGCGGGGCGGCCGGGCACCGTGCTGAAGGTGACGCGCTCCGGCCCGGCCGGCATCGGCGTCGAGATCAACATCGACTACGTCTCGGTGTGCGTGGTCGACCTGTCGGGCACCGACCGCGTACGCCTCACCGAACACCTCGACAACCGCGGCGCCGCGCCGGCCGAAGTCCTGGCCCGCGGGGCGCGGATCGCCGCGCGCACCCTCGACTCGGCCACCGAGCAGGACCTGTCGCCGGTCGGGGTGCAGCTCGCGCTGCCCGGTCTGGTCTCCGGCGGTACGGTCCGCCAGGCGCCGAACCTGGGCTGGAACCGGGTGCCCGCGGAGGAGCTGTTCGCGCAGGCGCTGGCGGAGGCGCAGCCCTCCGCGCCGCCGCTGCCGGTGCGATCGGAGAACGAGGCCAATCTGGCGGCGCTCGCCGAGCTCTGGTTCGGCGGCCTCGGCGGGATCCGCAGCTTCCTCTACCTGTCGGGCGAGATCGGCGTCGGCGGCGCGCTGGTGCTCGACGGTGAACTGCTGCGCGGCGCGAACGGGTTCGCCGGTGAGATCGGCCATGTGGTCGTGGACGCCGACGGGCCGCTGTGCCGGTGCGGTGCGCGTGGCTGCCTGGAGCAGTACGCGGGCCAGTCGGCGCTCCTGCGGGGCGCCGGGCTCGACGAGAACGCCGGGGTGCCGGGCGTCGCGGAGCTGGAGGCGCTGGCCAGGGCCGGCGACAAGCGCGCGATCACGGCCATCGGCGAGGCCGGCCGGATGCTGGGCCGGGTCCTGTCGGGCGCGGTGAATCTCTTCGACCCCGACGCGGTGGTGCTCGGCGGGATCTACCGGAGCCTGATGCCGTGGCTGTCGCCGCCCGCCGACGGCGAGTTGACCGACCGGGTGGTCTCGGGACTGTGGCCGCACGACAGCGGCCGGCTACGCGCGTCATCCTCGGCGGGGGACGCGGCCCGTGGCGCGGCGGCCCTGGTGGTCCGCGCGGTACTGGCGGACCCGGTGGCCTACGCGGACCGCACGAGCGCCTGA
- the dgoD gene encoding galactonate dehydratase: MKIVSVETFLVPPRWLFCRIETDDGTVGWGEPVVEGRAEVVRAAVDVLAEYLVGQDPLRIQDHWQVMTKGGFYRGVPVLSSAVAGVDQALWDIAGKTYGAPVHALLGGPVRDQVRVYAWVGGDEPARLTDEVTAQVEAGFTAVKMNAAGRTSPITSPAETAAVVERVAAARAVLGPDRDVAVDFHGRFSAAGARRVLTELAPLHPLFVEEPLLPEHGHLLAGLIASSPVPVATGERLYGRAEFLPALAAGIAVAQPDLSHAGGISEVHRIASFADTYGAQLAPHCPLGPIALAAGLQIAFCTPNFLIQEQSRGLHYNKDADLLSYVLDTEPFRFVDGRAHRTDLPGLGVTVDENAVRAADRTGHAWRNPVWRHDDGSFAEW, translated from the coding sequence GTGAAGATCGTATCCGTGGAGACGTTCCTCGTGCCGCCCCGCTGGCTGTTCTGCCGGATCGAGACGGACGACGGCACCGTCGGCTGGGGCGAACCCGTCGTCGAGGGCAGGGCGGAGGTCGTGCGGGCGGCGGTGGACGTACTCGCCGAGTACCTCGTCGGCCAGGACCCGCTGCGGATCCAGGACCACTGGCAGGTCATGACCAAGGGCGGCTTCTACCGGGGCGTCCCGGTGCTCTCCAGCGCCGTCGCCGGGGTCGACCAGGCGCTGTGGGACATCGCGGGCAAGACGTACGGCGCCCCCGTGCACGCCCTGCTCGGCGGCCCCGTCAGGGATCAGGTGCGGGTGTACGCGTGGGTCGGCGGCGACGAACCCGCCCGGCTCACCGACGAGGTCACCGCCCAGGTCGAGGCGGGCTTCACCGCGGTGAAGATGAACGCCGCCGGGCGTACGTCCCCGATCACCAGCCCCGCCGAGACCGCTGCCGTGGTCGAGCGGGTCGCGGCGGCGCGCGCCGTTCTCGGCCCGGACCGGGATGTCGCCGTCGACTTCCACGGCCGGTTCAGCGCCGCGGGCGCCCGCCGCGTACTGACCGAACTCGCCCCGCTGCACCCGCTGTTCGTGGAGGAGCCGCTGCTGCCCGAGCACGGGCATCTGCTGGCCGGGCTGATCGCGTCCAGTCCCGTGCCCGTCGCGACCGGTGAACGGCTCTACGGACGGGCCGAGTTCCTGCCCGCGCTCGCCGCCGGGATCGCCGTGGCCCAGCCCGACCTCTCGCACGCCGGGGGCATATCGGAGGTGCACCGCATCGCCTCGTTCGCCGACACCTACGGCGCGCAGCTCGCACCGCACTGCCCGCTCGGCCCGATCGCGCTGGCCGCCGGTCTGCAAATCGCCTTCTGCACACCGAACTTCCTCATCCAGGAGCAGAGCAGGGGCCTGCACTACAACAAGGACGCCGACCTGCTGTCGTACGTCCTGGACACCGAGCCGTTCCGCTTCGTCGACGGCCGCGCGCACCGCACCGATCTGCCGGGGCTCGGCGTCACGGTCGACGAGAACGCCGTACGCGCCGCCGACCGGACCGGGCACGCCTGGCGCAACCCGGTCTGGCGCCACGACGACGGCTCCTTCGCCGAATGGTGA